The following proteins come from a genomic window of Streptomyces sp. Sge12:
- a CDS encoding peptidoglycan D,D-transpeptidase FtsI family protein, protein MSPQEPPRRRVPGPARPPRPGDRARANARPASRPATRRPAGARTPHTIRLGSPRPRLRLVGVGLTLVMLAFVVRLLQVQAVDASAFSAEASKNRYTSVKLAAERGEITDRRGVALATSVDAYDITADPKMFTPQDSKAPDAPQQAAALLAPILGKDAKELADRLSTKNSRYVVLAQRQTPQVWNQIKDLKRVFAEKAAADKRGNGPGANVLAGVFKEDSSKRVYPNGDLAAGILGYVNAEGKGGGGLESSLDKKLSGKDGEVTYAQSGGRRVPTAGSSEKPAVPGTDVQLTIDRDIQWAAQSAIAEQVQKSEADRGYVIVQDTLTGEVLAMANAPGFDPNDLTRARSAAMGNAALQDVYEPGSTAKVMSMAAVLEEKKATPETRVEVPNRLHRGDRLFKDDIDHPTWYLTLNGVLAKSSNIGTILATGQLGTTQPEANKVLHSYLTKFGIGRPTGLEYPGESRGILAEPQDWSTSQQYTIPFGQGLSLNAMQAASVYSTIANGGVRIEPTLVRGTKGPDGRFTPAPAPETNRVISPETAKTLAQMLESVVDDQEGTGTKAKIPGYRVGGKTGTSNRVDPATGRYKGYTASFAGFAPADKPRITVYCAIQNPTKGSYFGGQICGPIYKKVMEFALKTLQVAPTGTAPAGLPVTYDAAPQPAPKPAPQPSPQPGQ, encoded by the coding sequence GTGAGCCCGCAGGAGCCGCCCCGGCGGCGGGTGCCCGGGCCGGCCAGGCCGCCCCGGCCCGGCGACCGGGCCCGCGCCAACGCCCGCCCGGCCTCCCGCCCCGCGACCCGGCGGCCGGCGGGCGCCCGTACCCCGCACACGATCCGCCTCGGCAGCCCGCGCCCCCGGCTGCGCCTGGTCGGCGTCGGCCTGACCCTGGTCATGCTGGCCTTCGTGGTCCGGCTGCTCCAGGTGCAGGCCGTCGACGCCTCGGCGTTCTCCGCCGAGGCCTCCAAGAACCGCTACACCAGCGTCAAACTGGCCGCCGAGCGCGGTGAGATCACCGACCGCAGGGGCGTGGCCCTCGCCACCAGCGTCGACGCGTACGACATCACCGCCGACCCGAAGATGTTCACCCCGCAGGACAGCAAGGCGCCCGACGCCCCGCAGCAGGCCGCCGCCCTCCTCGCACCCATCCTCGGCAAGGACGCCAAGGAGCTCGCCGACCGGCTGAGCACCAAGAACTCCCGGTACGTCGTCCTCGCCCAGCGCCAGACCCCCCAGGTCTGGAACCAGATCAAGGACCTCAAGCGGGTCTTCGCCGAGAAGGCGGCGGCCGACAAGCGGGGCAACGGCCCCGGCGCGAACGTCCTGGCCGGCGTGTTCAAGGAGGACAGCAGCAAGCGCGTGTACCCGAACGGCGACCTCGCCGCCGGGATACTGGGTTACGTCAACGCCGAGGGCAAGGGCGGCGGCGGCCTGGAGTCCTCCCTCGACAAGAAGCTGTCCGGCAAGGACGGCGAGGTCACCTACGCCCAGTCCGGCGGCCGCCGCGTCCCCACCGCGGGATCCAGCGAGAAGCCCGCCGTGCCCGGCACGGACGTCCAGCTGACCATCGACCGGGACATCCAGTGGGCGGCGCAGAGCGCCATCGCCGAGCAGGTCCAGAAGTCCGAGGCCGACCGCGGCTACGTCATCGTCCAGGACACCCTCACCGGCGAGGTCCTGGCCATGGCCAACGCCCCCGGCTTCGACCCCAACGACCTGACCCGGGCCCGCTCCGCCGCCATGGGCAACGCCGCGCTCCAGGACGTGTACGAGCCCGGCTCCACCGCCAAGGTGATGTCGATGGCCGCCGTCCTGGAGGAGAAGAAGGCCACCCCGGAGACCCGCGTCGAGGTCCCCAACCGGCTCCACCGCGGTGACCGGCTGTTCAAGGACGACATCGACCACCCGACCTGGTACCTGACCCTCAACGGCGTCCTGGCCAAGTCCTCCAACATCGGCACCATCCTGGCGACCGGTCAGCTCGGCACGACCCAGCCCGAGGCCAACAAGGTCCTGCACTCCTACCTGACCAAGTTCGGCATCGGCCGCCCGACCGGCCTGGAGTACCCCGGCGAGTCCCGCGGCATCCTCGCCGAGCCCCAGGACTGGTCCACCTCGCAGCAGTACACGATCCCTTTCGGCCAGGGCCTGTCCCTGAACGCCATGCAGGCGGCCTCCGTGTACTCGACCATCGCCAACGGCGGGGTCCGCATCGAGCCCACCCTGGTCCGCGGCACCAAGGGCCCCGACGGCCGCTTCACCCCGGCCCCGGCGCCCGAGACGAACCGCGTGATCAGCCCGGAGACCGCCAAGACCCTCGCCCAGATGCTCGAATCCGTCGTCGACGACCAGGAGGGCACCGGCACCAAGGCGAAGATCCCCGGCTACCGGGTCGGCGGCAAGACCGGCACCTCCAACCGGGTGGATCCGGCCACCGGCCGCTACAAGGGCTACACCGCGTCCTTCGCCGGTTTCGCCCCCGCCGACAAGCCGCGCATCACCGTCTACTGCGCCATCCAGAACCCCACGAAGGGCAGCTACTTCGGCGGCCAGATCTGCGGCCCCATCTACAAGAAGGTCATGGAGTTCGCGCTCAAGACCCTCCAGGTGGCCCCCACGGGAACCGCACCCGCCGGGCTTCCCGTCACCTACGACGCCGCCCCCCAGCCCGCCCCCAAGCCCGCCCCGCAGCCCAGTCCGCAGCCCGGTCAGTGA
- a CDS encoding UDP-N-acetylmuramoyl-L-alanyl-D-glutamate--2,6-diaminopimelate ligase, with amino-acid sequence MTTITPKPGNRTTGEAEAGPSLRGRPAAPGTLTAVPHADQPRTAQKAPATPPGAPRPASASPSPLGELATLLGVPAPGAAQITGITHDSRAVRPGDLYAALPGARTHGADFAAQAAGLGAAAVLTDPAGAERAAATGLPVLTVDDPRGRVGELAAAIYGRPGEDLLQIGITGTSGKTTTAYLVEGGLRAAGRSTGLVGTVEMRIGDERIKSERTTPEATDLQALFAVMRERGVEAVAMEVSSHALVLGRVDGCVFDVAVFNNLSPEHMEFHSDMEDYFQAKAGLFTARRARLGVVNLDDEYGRRLAKEATVPVVTFSAAGDPAADWRAEDVVFGPASSTLTLLGPEGQRVRATAPLPGPFNVANTVAAIVTLAAAGLDPQTAADGVAAVPGVPGRLERVDAGQPYLAVVDYAHKTDAVESVLRALREVTEGQLHIVLGCGGDRDTTKRGPMGAAAARFADVAVLTSDNPRSEDPLAILAAMFEGAVSVPPAERGTVLVDADRAAAIAAAVARARPGDTVLVAGKGHEQGQDTAGVVRPFDDRTVLRAAIEHQAVLDRKIQVRQAEVNQ; translated from the coding sequence GTGACAACGATCACCCCGAAACCCGGGAACCGGACGACCGGCGAAGCCGAGGCCGGGCCCTCACTTCGCGGGCGGCCCGCCGCGCCCGGTACGCTCACCGCCGTGCCCCACGCTGATCAGCCCAGAACCGCCCAGAAAGCCCCGGCAACGCCGCCGGGAGCGCCCCGGCCCGCGTCCGCCAGCCCGAGCCCGCTGGGCGAGCTGGCCACCCTGCTGGGCGTCCCCGCGCCCGGCGCGGCGCAGATCACCGGCATCACGCACGACTCCCGTGCGGTGCGCCCCGGTGACCTGTACGCGGCCCTGCCGGGAGCCAGGACGCACGGCGCCGACTTCGCCGCCCAGGCCGCCGGCCTCGGCGCCGCCGCCGTGCTGACCGACCCCGCCGGAGCGGAACGCGCCGCGGCGACCGGCCTGCCGGTCCTGACCGTGGACGACCCGCGCGGCCGGGTGGGAGAACTCGCCGCCGCGATCTACGGGCGCCCCGGTGAGGACCTCCTCCAGATCGGCATCACCGGAACCTCCGGCAAGACCACCACGGCGTACCTCGTCGAGGGCGGTCTGCGCGCGGCGGGCCGCAGCACCGGACTGGTCGGCACCGTCGAGATGCGCATCGGCGACGAGCGCATCAAGTCCGAGCGGACCACCCCCGAGGCCACCGACCTCCAGGCCCTCTTCGCGGTCATGCGCGAACGCGGCGTCGAGGCCGTGGCCATGGAGGTCTCCAGCCACGCACTGGTGCTCGGCCGGGTCGACGGCTGCGTCTTCGACGTCGCCGTCTTCAACAACCTCAGCCCGGAGCACATGGAGTTCCACTCCGACATGGAGGACTACTTCCAGGCCAAGGCGGGGCTCTTCACGGCCCGCCGGGCCCGCCTGGGCGTGGTCAACCTCGACGACGAGTACGGCCGCCGCCTGGCCAAGGAGGCGACCGTCCCGGTCGTCACCTTCTCCGCCGCGGGCGACCCGGCCGCCGACTGGCGTGCCGAGGACGTGGTGTTCGGACCCGCGAGCTCCACCCTGACCCTGCTGGGCCCCGAAGGACAGCGCGTACGGGCCACCGCGCCGCTGCCCGGCCCGTTCAACGTCGCCAACACCGTCGCCGCGATCGTCACGCTCGCCGCCGCCGGCCTCGACCCGCAGACCGCCGCCGACGGCGTCGCCGCGGTCCCCGGGGTCCCCGGCCGGCTGGAGCGGGTGGACGCGGGACAGCCCTACCTCGCCGTCGTCGACTACGCGCACAAGACGGACGCCGTGGAATCGGTGCTGCGCGCACTGCGCGAGGTCACCGAGGGCCAGCTGCACATCGTGCTCGGCTGCGGCGGCGACCGCGACACCACCAAGCGCGGCCCGATGGGCGCCGCCGCCGCCCGGTTCGCCGACGTGGCCGTCCTGACCTCCGACAACCCGCGCTCCGAGGACCCGCTCGCGATCCTCGCCGCGATGTTCGAGGGCGCCGTCTCCGTACCGCCCGCCGAGCGGGGCACCGTCCTGGTCGACGCCGACCGGGCCGCGGCCATCGCCGCCGCCGTCGCCCGCGCCCGGCCCGGTGACACCGTGCTGGTGGCCGGCAAGGGCCACGAGCAGGGCCAGGACACCGCCGGTGTCGTACGCCCCTTCGACGACCGCACGGTGCTCCGTGCCGCGATCGAGCACCAGGCCGTGCTCGATCGGAAGATTCAGGTCCGACAGGCCGAGGTGAACCAGTGA
- a CDS encoding UDP-N-acetylmuramoyl-tripeptide--D-alanyl-D-alanine ligase gives MIALSLAEIADITGGRPHDIPDPSVQVTGPVVYDSREVGPGSLFAAFVGERVDGHDYAERAVSAGAVAVLATRPVGAPAIVVPDVVAALGALARAVVTRLGTDVVALTGSAGKTSTKDLIAQVLQHHAPTVWTPGNLNNEIGLPITTLRVTEDTQHLVLEMGARGIGHIRYLTGLTPPRIGLVLNVGTAHIGEFGGREQIAQAKGELVEALPAEAEGGVAVLNADDLLVREMAARTKARTVLFGEAEDAEIRATEVRMTDTGQPSFTLHTPTGCSDVTLRLYGEHHVSNALAAAAVAHVLGMSAQEIAMALSGAGTLSRWRMEVTERADGVTIVNDAYNANPESMRAALRALAAMGGAGRANGGRTWAVLGPMAELGDDALAEHDAVGRLVVRLNVSKLVAVGGREASWLQLGAYNEGSWGEESVLVSDAQAAVDLLRSELRPGDVVLVKASRSAGLERVAQALLDSTVEGEVADR, from the coding sequence GTGATCGCCCTTTCCCTCGCCGAGATCGCCGACATCACCGGCGGGCGGCCCCACGACATACCGGATCCGTCCGTCCAGGTCACCGGCCCCGTGGTCTACGACTCCCGCGAGGTCGGGCCCGGCAGCCTGTTCGCCGCCTTCGTCGGCGAGCGGGTCGACGGCCACGACTACGCCGAACGCGCCGTGTCCGCGGGCGCCGTGGCCGTCCTCGCGACCCGGCCCGTCGGCGCACCGGCCATCGTCGTCCCCGATGTGGTGGCCGCCCTCGGAGCGCTCGCCCGGGCCGTGGTCACCCGCCTGGGCACCGACGTCGTGGCCCTCACCGGGTCCGCCGGCAAGACCTCCACCAAGGACCTCATCGCGCAGGTGCTCCAGCACCACGCGCCGACCGTGTGGACCCCCGGGAACCTCAACAACGAGATCGGCCTGCCGATCACGACGCTGCGCGTCACCGAGGACACCCAGCACCTCGTCCTGGAGATGGGCGCCCGCGGCATCGGCCACATCCGCTACCTCACCGGACTGACGCCCCCGCGGATCGGTCTGGTCCTCAACGTCGGCACCGCCCACATCGGCGAGTTCGGCGGCCGAGAGCAGATCGCACAGGCCAAGGGGGAGCTGGTCGAGGCGCTGCCGGCCGAGGCGGAGGGCGGCGTCGCCGTCCTCAACGCCGATGACCTGCTGGTTCGTGAGATGGCCGCCCGCACGAAGGCCCGTACGGTCCTGTTCGGCGAGGCCGAGGACGCCGAAATCCGGGCCACCGAAGTCCGGATGACGGACACCGGACAGCCTTCCTTCACACTGCACACACCGACCGGGTGCAGTGACGTGACCTTGCGGCTGTACGGTGAGCACCACGTGTCGAACGCGCTCGCCGCGGCCGCCGTCGCCCATGTCCTGGGCATGTCCGCACAGGAGATCGCCATGGCGCTCTCCGGGGCGGGCACGCTGTCCCGGTGGCGGATGGAGGTCACCGAACGGGCGGACGGTGTGACGATCGTCAACGACGCCTACAACGCGAACCCCGAGTCCATGCGGGCCGCACTGCGCGCGCTCGCCGCGATGGGCGGTGCCGGCAGGGCGAACGGGGGACGCACGTGGGCGGTGCTCGGCCCGATGGCCGAGCTCGGAGACGACGCGCTCGCCGAGCACGACGCGGTCGGACGACTTGTCGTCCGGCTCAACGTGAGCAAGCTCGTCGCAGTCGGGGGCAGGGAAGCCTCCTGGCTGCAACTGGGCGCATATAACGAGGGTTCGTGGGGTGAGGAGTCGGTGCTCGTGTCCGACGCGCAGGCGGCGGTCGACCTGTTGCGCAGTGAACTGCGCCCGGGTGACGTCGTGCTGGTGAAGGCTTCCAGGTCGGCCGGACTGGAGCGGGTGGCCCAGGCGCTGCTCGACAGCACTGTCGAGGGCGAGGTCGCCGACCGATGA
- the mraY gene encoding phospho-N-acetylmuramoyl-pentapeptide-transferase: protein MRQILFAGVIGMFLTVVGTPLLIKLLARKGYGQFIRDDGPRGHAGKKGTPTMGGISFILATLIAYALTKVLTGSEPSFSGLLVLFLMAGMGLVGYLDDYIKIVKRRSLGLRAKAKMSGQLIVGIAFAVLALQFKDSRGLTPASTRLSFVTDFGWSIGPVLFVVWALFMILAMSNGVNLTDGLDGLATGAAVMVFGAYTFIGVWQFQESCAMAADLTNPNACFEVRDPLDLAVVASALMGACFGFLWWNTSPAKIFMGDTGSLALGGALAGLAICSRTEFLMALLGGLFVLITMSVVIQVGSFKMTGKRVFRMAPLQHHFELKGWSEVLVVVRFWIIQGMCVIVGLGLFYAGWAADK from the coding sequence ATGAGGCAGATCCTGTTCGCCGGTGTCATCGGCATGTTCCTCACCGTTGTCGGTACCCCGTTGCTGATCAAGCTTCTGGCCCGCAAGGGCTACGGCCAGTTCATCCGCGACGACGGCCCCCGCGGCCACGCCGGGAAGAAGGGCACGCCCACCATGGGCGGTATCTCCTTCATCCTGGCCACGCTCATCGCGTACGCCCTGACGAAGGTCCTCACCGGCAGCGAGCCGAGCTTCTCGGGCCTGCTCGTCCTGTTCCTGATGGCGGGCATGGGCCTCGTCGGGTACCTGGACGACTACATCAAGATCGTCAAGCGGCGCTCGCTGGGTCTGCGGGCCAAGGCGAAGATGTCCGGCCAGCTGATCGTCGGCATCGCCTTCGCGGTGCTGGCCCTCCAGTTCAAGGACTCGCGCGGGCTGACCCCGGCCTCCACCAGGCTGTCGTTCGTCACGGACTTCGGCTGGTCGATCGGCCCGGTGCTGTTCGTGGTCTGGGCGCTGTTCATGATCCTGGCGATGTCCAACGGCGTGAACCTCACCGACGGTCTGGACGGTCTCGCGACCGGCGCCGCCGTGATGGTCTTCGGCGCCTACACCTTCATCGGCGTCTGGCAGTTCCAGGAGTCGTGCGCCATGGCGGCCGACCTGACGAACCCGAACGCCTGCTTCGAGGTACGCGATCCGCTCGACCTCGCCGTCGTCGCCTCCGCCCTCATGGGCGCCTGCTTCGGCTTCCTGTGGTGGAACACCTCGCCCGCCAAGATCTTCATGGGTGACACCGGCTCGCTCGCCCTCGGCGGCGCGCTCGCGGGCCTCGCCATCTGCTCCCGCACGGAGTTCCTGATGGCGCTCCTCGGCGGCCTCTTCGTGCTCATCACGATGTCGGTCGTCATCCAGGTCGGTTCCTTCAAGATGACCGGCAAGCGCGTCTTCCGGATGGCGCCGCTCCAGCACCACTTCGAACTCAAGGGCTGGTCCGAGGTCCTCGTCGTGGTCCGCTTCTGGATCATCCAGGGCATGTGCGTGATCGTGGGTCTCGGTCTCTTCTACGCGGGATGGGCAGCCGACAAGTGA
- the murD gene encoding UDP-N-acetylmuramoyl-L-alanine--D-glutamate ligase, whose protein sequence is MGSRQVTSWQDKNITVAGLGVSGISAARALAGLGAVVTVVDNGDGDAHRARAAELAAEGITVRLGRLEDGGHAGEVLPEGTELVVTSPGWKPDSPLFAAAAAAGVDVVGDVEIAWLLREVGQERRAARSGGTDAAAPRKEPAPWLAITGTNGKTTTTQMLASILKAAGLRTAAVGNIGTPIIDVVLGEQEYDVLAVELSSYQLHWAPSLRVHSAAVLNLAPDHLDWHGSMEAYAADKGRIYEGNTVACVYNVADGATEDLVVEADVEEGCRAIGFTLGAPGPSMLGIVDGILVDRAFVENRQKNAQELAEVKDVNPPAPHNIANALAAAALARAFGVEPRAVRDGLRDFRPDAHRVSYVDEVASVTYIDDSKATNTHAAEASLAAFEPVVWIAGGLAKGATFDELVQKSAKRLRGAVLIGADRALIAEALARHAPEVPVVDLDRTDTGAMLAAVREAAALAEPGDTVLLAPACASMDMFANYNKRGDAFADAVRELAAENAADTA, encoded by the coding sequence ATGGGCAGCCGACAAGTGACGTCCTGGCAGGACAAGAACATCACCGTCGCCGGTCTCGGCGTGAGCGGCATCAGTGCCGCCCGCGCCCTGGCCGGCCTCGGCGCAGTGGTGACCGTCGTCGACAACGGCGACGGTGACGCGCACCGCGCCCGGGCCGCCGAACTCGCGGCGGAGGGCATCACCGTCCGCCTCGGCCGCCTGGAGGACGGCGGCCACGCGGGCGAGGTCCTGCCCGAGGGCACCGAACTGGTCGTCACCTCGCCCGGCTGGAAGCCCGACAGCCCGCTGTTCGCGGCCGCTGCCGCGGCGGGTGTGGACGTGGTCGGGGACGTCGAGATCGCCTGGCTGCTGCGCGAGGTGGGCCAGGAGCGGCGCGCCGCGCGGTCCGGCGGCACGGACGCCGCAGCGCCCCGCAAGGAACCGGCGCCCTGGCTCGCGATCACCGGCACCAACGGCAAGACCACCACCACGCAGATGCTGGCGTCGATCCTGAAGGCCGCGGGCCTGCGCACCGCGGCCGTCGGCAACATCGGCACCCCGATCATCGACGTGGTGCTCGGCGAGCAGGAGTACGACGTGCTCGCCGTCGAACTCTCCAGCTACCAGCTGCACTGGGCGCCCTCGCTGCGCGTCCACTCGGCGGCCGTGCTCAACCTGGCCCCGGACCACCTCGACTGGCACGGCTCCATGGAGGCGTACGCGGCCGACAAGGGCCGGATCTACGAGGGCAACACGGTGGCCTGCGTCTACAACGTGGCCGACGGTGCCACCGAGGACCTGGTCGTCGAGGCGGACGTCGAGGAGGGCTGCCGGGCGATCGGTTTCACCCTCGGCGCCCCCGGCCCCTCCATGCTCGGCATCGTCGACGGCATCCTCGTCGACCGGGCCTTCGTCGAGAACCGGCAGAAGAACGCCCAGGAGCTCGCCGAGGTCAAGGACGTCAACCCGCCGGCCCCGCACAACATCGCCAACGCGCTCGCCGCGGCGGCCCTGGCCCGCGCCTTCGGCGTGGAGCCCCGCGCGGTCCGCGACGGACTGCGCGACTTCCGTCCCGACGCCCACCGCGTCAGTTACGTGGACGAGGTCGCCTCGGTGACCTACATCGACGACTCCAAGGCCACCAACACGCACGCGGCCGAGGCCTCGCTCGCGGCCTTCGAGCCGGTCGTCTGGATCGCGGGGGGCCTCGCCAAGGGCGCGACCTTCGACGAGCTCGTGCAGAAGTCCGCGAAGCGGTTGCGCGGCGCGGTGCTGATCGGCGCCGACCGGGCGCTCATCGCGGAGGCGCTGGCGCGACACGCCCCCGAGGTCCCGGTCGTCGACCTCGACCGGACCGACACTGGGGCGATGCTCGCAGCGGTCCGGGAAGCCGCCGCGCTCGCCGAGCCCGGCGACACGGTCCTGCTGGCACCTGCCTGTGCCTCGATGGACATGTTCGCGAACTACAACAAGCGTGGGGACGCATTCGCCGACGCGGTGCGCGAACTGGCCGCCGAGAACGCTGCGGACACGGCCTAG
- the ftsW gene encoding putative lipid II flippase FtsW has protein sequence MPAKQMLPGRRPSAVKAQGRKRPAVSSKRPAGRGPLAGLRRTQRQLQKAWDRPLTAYYLIFGSSLLITVLGLVMVYSASMIKALQLGLGDAYFFKKQFLAALIGGVLLLVASRMPVKLHRALSYPVLAGTLFLMVLVQVPGIGVSINGNQNWISLGGPFMLQPSEFGKLALILWGADLLARKGDKGLLSQWKHLLVPLVPVAFLLLGLIMLGGDMGTAMILGAILFGLLWLAGAPTRMFVGVLAFAGAIVALLIKTSPHRMDRLECLGATEPGKNDLCWQAVHGIYALASGGWFGSGLGASVEKWGQLPEAHTDFIFAITGEELGLAGTLSVLALFAALGYAGIRVAGRTEDSFVRFAAGGVTTWITAQAVINIGAVLGLLPIAGVPLPLFSYGGSALLPTMFAVGLLIAFAREEPAARAALAMRQPKTGWRRTGVRWKSMRRRVKKRPSGER, from the coding sequence ATGCCGGCCAAGCAGATGCTGCCGGGGCGGCGGCCGTCCGCCGTGAAGGCGCAGGGCCGCAAACGCCCGGCGGTGAGTTCGAAGCGGCCCGCCGGGCGCGGCCCGCTGGCCGGGCTGCGGCGTACGCAGCGGCAGTTGCAGAAGGCCTGGGACCGCCCGCTCACGGCCTATTACCTGATTTTCGGCAGCTCGCTGCTCATCACCGTGCTCGGTCTGGTGATGGTGTACTCGGCGTCGATGATCAAGGCCCTCCAGCTCGGCCTCGGCGACGCGTACTTCTTCAAGAAGCAGTTCCTGGCCGCCCTCATCGGCGGCGTGCTCCTGCTGGTCGCCTCCCGGATGCCGGTCAAACTGCACCGCGCGCTCTCGTACCCGGTGCTCGCGGGCACGCTCTTCCTGATGGTCCTGGTCCAGGTCCCCGGGATAGGCGTCTCGATCAACGGCAACCAGAATTGGATCTCCCTTGGCGGTCCGTTCATGCTGCAGCCCAGTGAGTTCGGCAAACTGGCACTGATCCTGTGGGGCGCCGACCTGCTGGCGCGCAAGGGCGACAAGGGGCTGCTGAGCCAGTGGAAGCACCTGCTGGTGCCGCTGGTCCCCGTGGCCTTCCTGCTGCTCGGGCTGATCATGCTGGGCGGGGACATGGGCACCGCGATGATCCTCGGCGCCATCCTCTTCGGCCTGCTCTGGCTGGCCGGGGCCCCGACCCGGATGTTCGTCGGTGTGCTCGCCTTCGCGGGTGCGATCGTCGCACTGCTCATCAAGACGAGCCCGCACCGGATGGACCGGCTGGAGTGCCTCGGCGCGACAGAACCGGGCAAGAACGACCTTTGCTGGCAGGCCGTTCACGGGATCTACGCCCTCGCATCGGGCGGCTGGTTCGGTTCCGGCCTGGGTGCAAGTGTGGAAAAATGGGGGCAACTACCCGAAGCCCACACCGACTTCATCTTCGCCATCACCGGGGAGGAACTGGGTCTGGCGGGGACGCTGTCGGTGCTCGCCCTGTTCGCGGCTCTAGGCTATGCGGGTATCCGCGTGGCCGGACGCACGGAGGATTCCTTCGTACGGTTTGCCGCGGGAGGCGTGACCACCTGGATCACGGCCCAGGCCGTGATCAATATCGGTGCGGTGCTCGGCCTGCTGCCGATCGCCGGAGTCCCGCTCCCGCTGTTCTCCTACGGAGGGTCAGCCCTGCTGCCGACCATGTTCGCGGTCGGACTGCTCATCGCCTTCGCGCGGGAGGAGCCGGCGGCGCGCGCGGCCCTCGCGATGCGACAGCCGAAGACCGGCTGGCGGCGGACCGGGGTGAGATGGAAGTCGATGAGACGGCGCGTCAAGAAGCGACCGTCCGGAGAGCGGTGA
- the murG gene encoding undecaprenyldiphospho-muramoylpentapeptide beta-N-acetylglucosaminyltransferase — MHVVLAGGGTAGHIEPALALADALRRQDPSVGITALGTERGLETRLVPERGYELGLIPAVPLPRKPTPELITVPGRLRGTIKAAEEILLRTKADCVVGFGGYVALPGYLAAKRLGVPIIVHEANARPGLANKIGSRYAHAVAVSTPDSKLRGARYVGIPLRRSISTLDRAAVRPEARAAFGLDPNLPTLLVSGGSQGARRLNETIQQVAPTLQRSGIQILHAVGPKNELPRVDNMPGMPPYVPVPYVDRMDLAYAAADMMLCRAGAMTVAELSAVGLPAAYVPLPIGNGEQRLNAQPVVKAGGGLLVDDAELTPEWVLSQVLPVLSDPHRLYEMSRAAGEFGRRDADELLVGMVYEAIAAHRSR, encoded by the coding sequence GTGCATGTCGTACTCGCCGGTGGGGGGACCGCCGGCCACATCGAGCCGGCGCTCGCCCTCGCGGACGCCCTGCGCAGGCAGGACCCTTCAGTGGGCATCACCGCCCTCGGCACGGAGCGCGGACTTGAGACCCGCCTGGTGCCGGAACGCGGCTACGAGCTGGGTCTGATCCCCGCCGTACCGCTGCCCCGCAAGCCGACCCCGGAGCTGATCACCGTCCCCGGGCGGCTGCGCGGCACCATCAAGGCCGCGGAGGAGATCCTCCTGCGCACCAAGGCCGACTGCGTCGTCGGCTTCGGCGGCTACGTGGCCCTGCCCGGCTACCTGGCGGCCAAGCGGCTCGGGGTGCCGATCATCGTCCACGAGGCCAACGCCCGGCCCGGACTGGCCAACAAGATCGGCTCCCGGTACGCGCACGCCGTCGCGGTCTCCACCCCCGACAGCAAGCTGCGCGGAGCCCGCTACGTGGGCATCCCGCTGCGCCGCTCGATCTCCACCCTCGACCGGGCCGCGGTCCGCCCGGAGGCGCGCGCCGCCTTCGGCCTGGACCCCAACCTGCCCACGCTGCTGGTCTCCGGCGGCTCGCAGGGCGCGCGCCGCCTCAACGAGACGATCCAGCAGGTCGCGCCGACCCTCCAGCGCTCCGGGATCCAGATCCTGCACGCCGTCGGGCCGAAGAACGAACTGCCGCGTGTCGACAACATGCCCGGGATGCCGCCGTATGTCCCGGTACCGTACGTGGACCGGATGGATCTCGCGTACGCCGCCGCCGACATGATGCTGTGCCGCGCGGGGGCCATGACCGTCGCCGAACTCTCCGCCGTGGGGCTCCCCGCCGCCTACGTCCCGTTGCCGATCGGCAACGGTGAACAGCGGCTCAACGCCCAGCCGGTGGTCAAGGCCGGCGGCGGCCTGCTCGTGGACGACGCGGAGCTGACGCCCGAGTGGGTGCTCAGCCAGGTCCTCCCGGTGCTGTCCGACCCGCACCGCCTCTACGAGATGTCCCGCGCCGCCGGTGAGTTCGGCCGCCGGGACGCCGACGAGCTCCTGGTCGGCATGGTGTACGAGGCGATCGCGGCCCACAGGTCCCGCTGA